A window of Rhododendron vialii isolate Sample 1 chromosome 11a, ASM3025357v1 genomic DNA:
CCGCGAACGTCTTCCGCGGGGATAGTTTCAGTATTGTCTACATACGTGTCACTTCACCGTTGGGCGGTCAATTGTTCTTCGTTGAGCAAGGGTTTGACCGGGGTCATCCTTCCTTCGCGGGCCCCAATGCTACATGTTCGTGGTTGATTGAAGGGTCAAACAGTCTCCTTTTTAATatgagttgataattttgaccGCACTTACATATGCCCCCCGTGCGTGGGCGACGGGTACGTGTCGTCCGCGTGCGTAATCTTTACCCGCTATAGGTTTCCGTGATCGTAGTTGAACGGCTTCGTGGGGTGACGGTTAACCTGGCGCCCTTTCCTCATTCGTCGTGACCCTTCATGTACCGGGGTGACCGTTGGTGTACGGTTGCCATAAATGCCTTATTGACCGACTTACTATATAAACCTTTACTATTCATTTCCTTTTCACCTACCGTTCAAGCCCTAGTCAAAGCCTTGTCATTTTCTCTGTCTCTTTTGGTGAGCGGtctctttcctttctccttttcGAAACTTCCCCCTCTTTTCACGTAAAGGGTTCTGGATGGTTACCCGAGGCGCGATCATTGAAGAACCCGTCCCCACCGCGGACCAGTGGAGAAGGGCTCCGTATCTTCAATCCGTGAGGGACCCCTTCTGGACCTTGGCGGAAGACTACGCCACTGAGGGGCCCTCTACGTCTATCCCTACTTCCTTCACGCCTTCTGCCAACCCGGAGGACGCCGAGTTGGTCAACCCGTCCTCCGTTTTGCGTCTTCGTATAGAGCGTGGGGACTTGCCTTATTCGGACTGCCGTTTCGGGGCCTAGGCTTCGCCACCTTTCGAATGGGCAGAATGGGTTGATGAGGTGGTCAATAATGCGCCCCTCAAGCAGATTCTTATGGCCAATGGTACATATGATGTCGTAATGCTGTCGCGGAGTTTGAACATCCCTCGGCAGGGAGCGGCCATCAGGAACCTGAACCACGAGTGCTCACGTTGGAGCATTGATACACACTCTTTCGCGTGGGCATGGGGGGAAAGCGGTTTCTCCTTAGAGGACGTGGTAATCCTCACCCGTCTTCCTCTTTGTGGGACTGCGCTCCTGGATCCCACCAACCTTTCAACCGCGGACCAACAAGACATCTTGGAATTGCGGCAGCTGGGTAAGAAAGCTCAGTATGGCCCTATTTTTACTGCCCAGGGTGTTCGCAAGGCTAGTGCAGCGAACACAAAGAAAACTTCTTTTGCGAGTTGGATTCGGTTCTTTTTTAAGGACTTTCAGCCTGTGAGAACAGTGGTTCCAGGCGTCCCGCGGGAATTTGTTGCAGGCCCGCATCATGAGGGGAGGCTCCACATGGCCGACTTTTTcgccttctttctttcttacttcATGTTCCCGGACTATCCCGCAGACAGCTCTTCCCCCTCGGTCTTTCTGCTCGTCGTTCTCCTGGCTCGCGGCGAGTGCATCGCGTTGGCTCCCCTATTCCTAGGGTCACTTCATTGTCAACTGGACCTGGTTCATGCTGACCTCGCGAGGTCCCTTGGTAGGTGTGACCATCTTTCCATGGTGCACACCAGCTTCATTCTTACTTACTTCTTTGAGCATTTTCCCATCATTGCCCTTGCTCCGCATGAGTTCCTGGCATCCTCCAGCCGGTCGCGGTCAGAGCGATGGTTCGGTACCAACAGTGACTCCCTCTGGTACAGGGCGTGCGACGTCGAGGAAAGTTTTGTCCCGCGTCCCTACGGAACTACTACTCCGGGGGTGGTTGGCCTTGGCCAATGCCTTTTGCCTACCCGCTCTTCTCTCTTCGCCGTGAGTGGCAACAATTCGATGGCCCGAGGGGTCATCAATTTCGCTCTCATTGGCCTCCCAGGGTGGCTTCCTTTTGTCAACAACGAAGCCCACGGGGTATCGGTCTACCGCCCAGATAGATTCGTGAGGCAGTTAAGTTTTGATCAAGGGGTCCCCGGGTCTACCCCACTAGTATGTAGCTTCGTTGAGTCTCAGCTTCGATTCACGCGGCCGCACACCTCCGATATCCTTGCTCGGCTTGGGGATTTGCCAATCCCTAGTAGAGATGATGTCGGGCGTTATACTTCGGGGTTCCGCCAGTTCTGGAGGAGGAACTTGgattctttccttcttttcatCCGCGGGGAGGCGGGGGCCCTAGAGGTGTCTGAGATCCGTACACGGGACACCTCACTACGGGCCATTGCTGAAGTCCGGGGGGCTAACTGGCGCAGGCCCCATAGCATGTGGGTGGTGATAGACGTCACCCCTTAAATGTGGCCTTACCATTGGGCCTTCCTCCCCCGGCTCCAGTGGTCGCAAGGCGTGCGCGCATAAGGGGTGCCCGAGGAGGGGCGCCGCACCCAGCTCCGGCGGAGTCATCGCGCCCATCGTCTTCAAGAGCGTCCGTGGCAGGTGTCCCATTGGAATGGACAGATAAATGCCAAGCCGCCTTCAaatctattcagaggtatttgcagaacccgccGGTACTAATGCCGCCTACACTGGGTCAACCGTTGATTCTTTACATGTCGGTCACTCCAACggccatgggatgtctactaGCACAAGAAGGGAATaatggggtcgagaaagctgtttactatctaagcaagaagatggtggggtctgaggagcgctatacccctctggaaaagacatgttgggtgctggtttgggctaccaaaaagcttagacactacatgctagcctattcggtgagactaatttctcggatggatcctatcaagtatcggTTCGAGAAAcccgcgctcacccataagctagcacgttggttgcttctacTGGCTGAGTTCGATCTCCAAcacgtcacgaggaagtctgtaaagggcCATGCtgtggcagaattcttggctgatcacccgatcgacggcccggagGACGTGGACTTCACCTTCCCTGATGAGGATGTGCTAACTATAATCGAGGAAgtttggacgctctattttgatggggctgctaatcAAAAAGGGTTCGGGATTGGAGTGTTGCTGATCACACCCACTGGCGATCATATTCCGCCTGCTTTCAAGTTAAATTTCgatgttaccaataatcaagtTGAGTATAAGGCCTGCattgtcggaatggaagctgttatTGCTTTAGGGGTCGAGAAACTCGAAgtaattggggattcaaacctggtggtctctcaagccaatggagattggaaggttcgtgaggaaaagttgaagccttatcaccaagatttggaagaactgattcctcgcttcaataaggtgactttcacccatgttccacgcttgaagaatcagttcgccgatgctttggcgactttggcttcaatgatcaaacttccaataggtgttaGGCTGCGGCCGATCGTGATTGAGCAGAGGGATTTGCCTGCTTATGAGtacgtcaacgccattgatgatgtcaaTGATGGCCtgccctggtaccatgacatttggaacttcgTGGAACGCGGAGAGTTTCCTGCCAAGGCCACGAAGAAAGATCGGATCGCTTTGCAAAGGCTGGCTTCTTAGTACATTATTTACGGAGGGAAactgtatcgaaggtctcactgtgggatgcacaagctctgcaTCAACGGTGCCGAAGCAACGAGAATAATGGaagaaattcacgagggaatcTGCGGAcctcatatgagtggtgtcatgctcGCAAGAAAAATCCTCAGGCAAGGTTATTACTGGTCCACGATGGAATCGCAGTGCATCGATTATGTGCGacgctgttacaaatgtcaaatccatgcAAATCTGCAGCACGTTCCTCTGTCTAAATTATACGGCATGACCTCACCATGGCccttctctgtttggggcattgATGTTATCGGCATGATCAGGCTAtctgcttcaaatggccataagttaatactagtggcgatagactatttaaccaagtgggtcgaggctgaatcctacaaaaaCCCTGACAACAGTTGAAGTTGCTCAATTTATTCGAAAAAgcatcatctatcggtacgaCGTTCCTCAAGCATTTGTATCAGATAATGGAaatcatttcaaaggaagggttttggagctctttgaggaattcggcatcgagatccatcattcaacgacctatcgtCCACAAAAAAATGGGGCAGTCGAGGCAGCAAAtgagaatgtcgagatgatcatcaagaaaacagCCGAGACTGcaagggactggcacgagcagctgcctctTGCCCTATGGGGGTACCGAACGTCGATCCGCAcgtcaactggtgcaactcctttttccttggtctatgggatggaggcagtgcttCCTATCAAGCTTGAGGTcccgtcgctgagaatcatggctGAAAGTGGTCTTGAGGAATCCGAATGGTTAAGCGGAAGGTTTGTTGAACTGATactgtttgatgagagaaggctccgagctttgtatcatgttcaagggt
This region includes:
- the LOC131308524 gene encoding uncharacterized protein LOC131308524; its protein translation is MANGTYDVVMLSRSLNIPRQGAAIRNLNHECSRWSIDTHSFAWAWGESGFSLEDVVILTRLPLCGTALLDPTNLSTADQQDILELRQLGKKAQYGPIFTAQGVRKASAANTKKTSFASWIRFFFKDFQPVRTVVPGVPREFVAGPHHEGRLHMADFFAFFLSYFMFPDYPADSSSPSVFLLVVLLARGECIALAPLFLGSLHCQLDLVHADLARSLGRCDHLSMVHTSFILTYFFEHFPIIALAPHEFLASSSRSRSERWFGTNSDSLWYRACDVEESFVPRPYGTTTPGVVGLGQCLLPTRSSLFAVSGNNSMARGVINFALIGLPGWLPFVNNEAHGVSVYRPDRFVRQLSFDQGVPGSTPLVCSFVESQLRFTRPHTSDILARLGDLPIPSRDDVGRYTSGFRQFWRRNLDSFLLFIRGEAGALEVSEIRTRDTSLRAIAEVRGANWRRPHSMWVVIDVTP